One Cryptomeria japonica chromosome 9, Sugi_1.0, whole genome shotgun sequence genomic window carries:
- the LOC131063658 gene encoding uncharacterized protein LOC131063658, with protein sequence MVLSLRIVIENRLGNMESLREWLYVLGKLDECRMMAQWAIEAAQQRRKFWHDKHIRRMEFCPGQWVLKYIGRNEIKLGKFKVRWLGPYKIREVVANGAIKLSTLGDQPIKETVNGLKLKIYHHRQQWNDAVHPETGPSWTN encoded by the coding sequence ATGGTTCTGAGTTTAAGGATTGTGATCGAGAATCGCCTAGGAAATATGGAAAGCCTGCGGGAGTGGCTGTACGTGTTAGGCAAGCTGGATGAATGCAGAATGATGGCCCAATGGGCCATTGAAGCTGCCCAACAAAGAcgaaaattttggcatgacaagcACATTCGGCGCATGGAATTTTGTCCAGGTCAGTGGGTGTTGAAGTATATTGGGCGGAATGAGATTAAGCTTGGGAAATTTAAAGTCCGATGGCTGGGGCCATATAAAATCCGCGAGGTAGTTGCGAATGGAGCAATTAAGTTGTCAACATTGGGTGACCAACCGATAAAGGAGACGGTAAACGGATTGAAATTGAAAATTTACCACCACAGGCAGCAGTGGAATGATGCAGTTCATCCGGAGACGGGGCCCAGCTGGACAAATTGA
- the LOC131063659 gene encoding uncharacterized protein LOC131063659, with product MGWNKEVHDAARKQICKFWYFCNIPFIAARSPYWQGMVDSITICGAGFKAPTDAKLSGPLLLQMVEDMKVELEDHRQSWSQKGCTIMTDGWTDRRNRTLLNFLVSCGGSTMFLKSIDASSHVKNATYLCEAIEEVIQEVGEENVVQVVTDNAASYVAAGKLLMERHPKFFWSPCAAHCLDLMLEDIGKLEWVKSIVERAKNISKFIYNHALVLSIMRQYTGQKELARPGITRFASNFLTLKSLIKSKAALRRMFVGEEWTSSSYATTTAGIDVINCIFDEPSFWTPCGETM from the exons atgggttggaacaaggaggttcatgatgctgcaagaaaacaaatttgcaagttttggtacttttgcaacattccatttattgcagccag gtctccttattggcaaggcatggTAGATTCCATAACCATTTGTGGTGCGGGGTTTAAAGCCCCTACCGATGCTAAGTTAAGTGGCCCCCTCTTGTTACAAATGGTTGAGGATATGAAAGTTGAGCTAGAGGACCACCGACAGTCTTGGAGCcaaaagggttgcaccatcatgacagatggttggacggataggaggaatagaacactcctaaattttcttgtttcttgcggag gatccaccatgttcttgaagtctattgatgcttcctcacatgtgaaaaatgccacatacttatgtgaggctattgaggaagtcatacaagaggtgggggaagaaaatgtggtgcaggtggtgacagataatgcagcaagttatgttgctgcag gtaaacttttgatggagaggcacccgaaATTTTTTTGGTCTCCTTGtgcggcccattgccttgacctcatgttggaggatattggtaagcttgaatgggtgaaatcaatagttgaaagggccaaaaatattagcaagtttatctacaatcatgcattggtccttagcattatgaggcaatacacggggcaaaaggagttggctcgtcctggtatcacgaggtttgcctcaaacttcctcacattgaaatccttgataaaatcaaaggcggctttgaggcgtatgtttgttggtgaggagtggacttcctcatcctatgctacgaccactGCAGGGATAGATGTGataaattgcatttttgatgagccaaGTTTTTGGACCCCCTGTGGAGAAACCATGTAg